In Longimicrobiaceae bacterium, the genomic stretch CGGAGCGCTTGGTCTGCACGAAGGCGTACTGGCCGTCCTTCCACGCGAAGATGTCCCAACAGCCCGCGTACCGTTTCACGCTCTTGGACGCGATCTTCGCCAGCAGGCGCCGCGGCTCCTCCTCTTCGATGTTGCGGGTGCGCTGCTGGTCGCGCGGCACGTCGCTCCACTCCGTCAGGTACTTCCAGACCTCGCCCTTGGCGCTGTAGGTGCTCACCCAGCGCCCCTCCCACCCCTGCTTCTGGAGCAGCCGCAGAACCGCCAGCTCCGGCATCAGGTGCTCGCCGTCCATCTCCACCATCGCCCCGGCCTTCTTGCCGAAGTCGTCCACGAACGGCGCACCTTCCCACCTGGGGAAGCGCAGGTACATCCCCGCCACGTCCGAGACGATACGCCCGCTCAGCAGGTGGATGTTCGTCTTCAGCGGCACGCGGTAGCCGGTGCGCTCGGCGTGCGGGGCGAGCGCGTCCAGCACCGTCGTCGTGGTCTCTGCGGGCATCGGGGGAGCGTCTGGTCAGCAGGGCGGGGGAGGAGAGATTCGGGACGATGCGCGGGGCGGCCAAGGCGGCTCTTCGCGCATCGCCCCCGCCCAGCCGCAATTCGGATGCTCGCGCACGCGCAGGACGGCAGATGTGGAACCGCCGACCCCACATCTTCCGACGCTCGTGGATCCTGGCGCGGCGACATCGCGCGTCGTTCGATGAGAGCGTCGGCGGATCGTCCCCTTCCGATTCGGGCGATGTAGACGATCGGCCGCCCTGTGCGCCAGTGACTCGCGGGGGTGCTCGCGGGCGGGGGCGATGCGTGGCAGATTGTGCGGCTCGCGAGCCGATGCGTCCATTGCGAGGACGTCCGGCGATCCGGTCCGAGCAGAGCGGGGCAGATGAGCAACCCATACTTTCCGGTGCGGCGCGGGCTGTCCGTGCGGCGCTCCGGCATCCACGGCAGGGGCGTCTATGCGCGCATCCCCATCCCCGCCGGCACGCGCATCATCGAGTACCGCGGCGAGCGCATCACCGTGGCCGAGGCGGACGCGCGCTACCCGGACGACGGCCGCGGCGAGCACCACACCTTCCTCTTCGCCATCGACGACGACGTGGTGGTGGACGCCGCGTTCAAGGGCAACCTGGCGCGCTGGATCAACCACTCGTGCGCGCCCAACTGCGACGTGGTGATCGAGGACGGCCGCCTCTGGATCGAGAGCCTGCGCGACATCGCGCCCGGCGAGGAGCTGGCGTACGACTACAACTTCATCCTCCCCACGCGCCACACTGCCGCCGCCAAGCGGCGCTATCCCTGCGCGTGCGGAGCCGCGGAATGCCGCGGCACCATCCTCGGCAAGAAGC encodes the following:
- a CDS encoding SET domain-containing protein-lysine N-methyltransferase; translated protein: MSNPYFPVRRGLSVRRSGIHGRGVYARIPIPAGTRIIEYRGERITVAEADARYPDDGRGEHHTFLFAIDDDVVVDAAFKGNLARWINHSCAPNCDVVIEDGRLWIESLRDIAPGEELAYDYNFILPTRHTAAAKRRYPCACGAAECRGTILGKKR